A genomic segment from Meiothermus sp. Pnk-1 encodes:
- a CDS encoding branched-chain amino acid ABC transporter permease → MDWTIAAFLAADAVQNGTIYALLALALVLVFAVTRVILVPIGELLVFAPLTYVFFLPGEVSGLQLQGAIPGTAWLSAGMLAVWAVLDRAAPRRAGVLLGGALAVLGLAWWGAHGVPLWLGWIFAVLIVFPIGPASYRLFFEPARNASVLTYLIIAVGLHFAYQGLGLVFFGPEQYRLPPILPGQTAFGSVPINNQAFLVYGFALFAMLGLYLFFTRSLYGKALRACAVNRLGARLLGINPAQAGYVSFGIATLIAGVAGMLLAPLIQPAYFQGFLLGLKGFVAGILGGLISYPLAVVGALAVGGLESWASFQASAFKDAIVFTLLLPILFWRSLRSREVEEEE, encoded by the coding sequence ATGGACTGGACCATCGCCGCTTTTCTCGCCGCTGATGCGGTGCAAAACGGCACCATCTACGCACTGCTGGCTCTGGCCTTGGTGCTGGTGTTCGCGGTGACCCGGGTGATCCTGGTGCCCATCGGCGAGCTGTTGGTCTTTGCTCCTCTCACCTACGTGTTCTTTCTGCCCGGCGAGGTCAGCGGTCTGCAACTGCAGGGGGCGATCCCCGGCACCGCCTGGCTCTCGGCGGGAATGCTCGCGGTGTGGGCGGTGCTGGACCGGGCCGCCCCGCGCCGCGCGGGGGTGCTTTTGGGCGGGGCCTTGGCCGTGCTGGGCCTGGCCTGGTGGGGCGCACACGGAGTTCCGCTGTGGCTGGGTTGGATCTTTGCGGTACTCATCGTCTTTCCCATCGGCCCGGCGAGTTACCGGCTCTTTTTCGAGCCGGCCAGAAACGCCAGCGTGCTGACCTACTTGATCATCGCCGTAGGGTTACATTTTGCCTACCAGGGATTGGGGTTGGTTTTCTTCGGTCCCGAGCAATACCGCCTGCCCCCCATCCTACCGGGCCAGACTGCCTTTGGCAGCGTTCCCATCAACAACCAAGCCTTTTTGGTCTATGGCTTCGCTCTCTTCGCGATGCTGGGGCTGTACCTATTTTTCACCCGCAGCCTTTATGGCAAGGCGCTGCGGGCCTGCGCGGTGAACCGGTTGGGGGCGCGGCTGCTGGGGATCAACCCGGCACAAGCTGGCTACGTTTCCTTTGGAATCGCCACCTTGATCGCCGGGGTGGCCGGAATGCTGCTGGCCCCGCTCATCCAGCCAGCGTACTTCCAGGGATTCTTGCTGGGGCTCAAGGGCTTCGTGGCGGGAATCCTGGGCGGTCTTATCAGCTACCCGCTGGCGGTGGTGGGGGCCTTAGCGGTGGGGGGGCTCGAGTCGTGGGCCTCCTTCCAGGCCAGCGCCTTTAAGGATGCCATCGTCTTCACCCTGCTGCTGCCGATCTTGTTCTGGCGCAGCCTGCGCAGCCGGGAAGTGGAGGAAGAAGAATGA